From one Zhongshania sp. R06B22 genomic stretch:
- a CDS encoding Coq4 family protein: MKIQEGYKYSSKPRGFFRAVLATWRVLKDPDDLEANVDEAAIVEIYFNRSKFGKKIARWDLLAEELLEDHPEVAEAMKSRRRLKRIDQQHLASMPVGSFGHTFASLSLERGIDPNIVEPIPGNTDGDWLMAHLYETHDFWHVLTGHYFNMNGEYGVSGFYMAQMPKFSFFAFFLSILTLQHVWKKRDSLGDIVRAFCKGYDIGSKAKCVVGLDWENIYHRNLDELREELGISEAGTLPSTLSLAA, encoded by the coding sequence ATGAAAATTCAGGAAGGTTACAAATACTCGAGTAAGCCTCGTGGCTTCTTTAGAGCGGTACTCGCCACATGGCGGGTTCTTAAAGATCCTGACGATTTGGAGGCGAATGTAGATGAAGCTGCAATTGTCGAAATCTATTTTAATCGCTCAAAGTTCGGTAAGAAAATCGCTCGCTGGGATCTACTAGCCGAAGAACTTCTAGAAGACCACCCTGAAGTCGCAGAGGCCATGAAAAGCAGACGCAGGCTGAAACGTATCGATCAACAGCACTTAGCAAGCATGCCTGTTGGCAGTTTTGGTCATACTTTCGCAAGTTTATCTCTTGAGCGCGGTATCGATCCAAATATTGTCGAACCAATACCAGGAAATACTGATGGCGACTGGTTAATGGCTCACCTGTACGAAACGCATGACTTTTGGCATGTTTTAACCGGGCACTATTTCAATATGAACGGTGAATACGGGGTCTCCGGATTCTACATGGCGCAAATGCCCAAGTTTTCATTCTTTGCGTTTTTTCTGTCTATTTTGACCCTGCAACACGTTTGGAAAAAACGTGACAGCTTGGGTGACATTGTTCGCGCCTTCTGTAAGGGCTACGATATTGGTAGCAAGGCAAAATGTGTCGTCGGCTTAGACTGGGAAAATATATATCATCGAAATCTGGATGAATTACGCGAAGAACTCGGTATCTCAGAAGCGGGCACACTGCCAAGCACGCTCTCTCTTGCCGCGTAA
- a CDS encoding metal-dependent hydrolase: MSNSGIPLDDLNQTQTISQTPFDIPVRRDLEWDFSQVERQFVEGDIFLSYLYAAFSCGATPIESFFIKSLKPTLDSIVGDDKLKRDVDAMIKQEALHSSTHRKFNNRLKELGYDIDGATQYFDNKLKEMVAGFTPIDQLGFVSAAEHGLYSFAMILLNDRAMQAQIHPQARRLFVWHFMEEAEHGAVSHDQYRYFMGNAYSHRMKTALRASQHVFNLVDGALDIFAEGFGHSRSVKNRIALLKYQWATPGIYRQMAVRMAEYMSPSYKLTFGHENTSLIQKYEKEIYAPQNLVV; the protein is encoded by the coding sequence ATGAGTAACAGCGGTATTCCTTTAGACGACCTAAACCAGACACAAACGATCTCACAGACACCGTTCGATATACCGGTACGCCGGGATTTGGAGTGGGACTTCTCCCAAGTAGAACGCCAATTTGTAGAAGGCGATATATTCCTAAGTTACCTGTATGCCGCATTCTCATGCGGAGCCACTCCCATAGAAAGTTTTTTCATAAAATCACTTAAACCCACACTAGACAGCATTGTTGGGGATGACAAATTAAAACGTGATGTTGATGCGATGATTAAACAGGAGGCATTACACTCCTCTACTCACCGAAAATTCAATAATCGTTTAAAAGAGCTTGGCTACGATATTGATGGCGCAACCCAATACTTCGACAATAAGTTAAAGGAAATGGTTGCTGGATTTACACCAATCGACCAGCTGGGTTTCGTTTCCGCTGCAGAGCACGGGCTTTACTCCTTCGCAATGATTCTACTGAATGACCGCGCAATGCAAGCGCAAATTCATCCTCAAGCAAGGCGTCTGTTTGTTTGGCATTTTATGGAAGAGGCCGAGCACGGTGCAGTTAGTCACGACCAATATCGCTACTTTATGGGTAATGCCTACAGCCACCGCATGAAGACAGCACTGCGCGCATCACAACACGTATTCAATCTCGTCGACGGCGCATTAGACATATTTGCGGAGGGATTTGGGCACTCCCGCTCCGTCAAGAACCGCATAGCTCTGCTAAAGTACCAATGGGCGACCCCTGGCATATACCGGCAGATGGCTGTGCGGATGGCAGAGTACATGTCGCCTAGCTATAAACTAACATTCGGGCATGAGAACACTAGCCTAATTCAGAAATATGAAAAGGAAATATACGCGCCGCAAAATCTGGTTGTTTAA
- a CDS encoding AraC family transcriptional regulator, whose protein sequence is MENAIPPESPVRGELNELVQSFAKNPFADQHEQARRLFEIMAELPLGHELAFLAGSQIPLTAYAPLAIPMKFAPTLGDSLHFLARYVKLQAPLITFDFTQDEHFGYFALDFRLPTSETAEIFLTAAVFSALSAELSLVTGGSHNFHSIKLRNCTDTYLAMYKKFFAICPDINLSENTGVIPKKVLETPNPFADRASFKRYGVEYEQQLKDSRITGQLSEKISGILTSQISQPPNMHDLALQLNLSDRQLRFALTKEGTSYRELLMRCRVEYSRTQLRNPRMNISQLARKLGYNDITAFNHGFKRWTGKSPTEFQRELLSK, encoded by the coding sequence TTGGAAAACGCGATACCTCCCGAAAGCCCGGTCCGCGGCGAGCTAAATGAACTAGTCCAAAGCTTTGCCAAAAATCCATTCGCCGATCAGCACGAGCAAGCACGTCGTCTTTTCGAAATTATGGCTGAGCTGCCCCTAGGACATGAGCTAGCGTTTCTAGCCGGTTCGCAAATTCCGCTAACTGCCTACGCGCCGCTCGCAATACCCATGAAGTTTGCACCAACGCTTGGCGACAGCCTGCATTTTCTTGCACGTTATGTGAAGCTTCAGGCACCGTTGATCACTTTCGATTTCACTCAAGATGAACATTTCGGCTATTTCGCGTTGGATTTCAGATTGCCGACATCTGAAACAGCGGAAATATTTCTCACCGCCGCTGTATTTTCTGCACTTTCCGCTGAGCTCTCATTAGTCACTGGCGGCAGCCATAATTTCCACAGTATAAAACTTCGAAATTGCACAGATACCTATCTAGCAATGTACAAAAAGTTCTTTGCCATTTGCCCTGACATCAATTTAAGTGAAAATACAGGTGTGATTCCCAAGAAAGTGTTAGAGACGCCAAATCCCTTTGCTGACCGAGCCTCGTTTAAACGCTATGGCGTAGAGTATGAACAACAATTAAAAGACAGCAGAATTACCGGTCAGCTTTCCGAAAAAATCAGCGGAATACTAACTTCCCAGATCTCTCAGCCCCCAAATATGCACGATCTTGCCTTACAACTAAATCTTTCTGATCGTCAGTTGCGATTCGCGCTGACCAAAGAAGGTACCAGCTATCGCGAATTATTAATGCGTTGTCGAGTTGAGTATTCCCGCACCCAGCTAAGAAACCCAAGAATGAATATATCTCAGCTTGCCCGGAAGCTCGGATATAACGACATCACCGCCTTCAATCATGGATTTAAACGGTGGACAGGAAAGAGTCCAACCGAATTCCAAAGAGAGCTGTTATCCAAGTAA
- a CDS encoding FAD-dependent monooxygenase, whose translation MRNKKYRIAIVGGSIAGCSAAIALAKNGHDVQIFERSSSKLQDRGAGIVIPTPLFESLKEQQWLDQDTPHTPLSGMSYRVKDASNAEEGRSIWHRPLDAVSMRWGHLFAQLRKRVFEQDYINGIDVLDIKQNDDQSQVLTLSDGSTYLADLVIAADGIHSRTRDLVNGPTKINYSGYVLWRGLLDQTSAPAWQIPTPQNDVLWHPYNGGMAGCYVIPASEHSASTQKHTLNWGIYDKVDIDLLSKLLPDAKSPEASSAHSLNDSAKKHLRNLLNNIPALSANLFRQTSAPFVQAIVDLDAKKLVTSNIVLIGDAAAVLRPHAASGAVKAIDNALSLAQALQSTSSSISDNLQSWQLQESPKLRQQVTLSRTLGDGLVTSAPIWNDMSETEMNQWWQSMLEGKNWYMK comes from the coding sequence ATGAGAAATAAAAAATATCGAATCGCAATCGTAGGTGGCTCCATCGCTGGTTGCAGTGCGGCGATTGCACTCGCCAAAAACGGCCACGATGTTCAAATTTTTGAGCGCTCCTCTAGTAAATTACAGGATCGCGGCGCCGGGATCGTGATACCCACACCGTTATTCGAGTCTCTCAAGGAACAGCAATGGCTAGACCAAGACACCCCACATACCCCGCTAAGTGGTATGAGCTATAGAGTAAAAGACGCTAGCAATGCCGAAGAAGGCCGTTCGATATGGCACCGCCCACTCGACGCAGTTTCGATGCGATGGGGCCACCTTTTTGCACAACTAAGGAAACGGGTATTTGAGCAAGACTACATCAATGGTATTGACGTCCTGGACATCAAACAAAATGACGATCAGAGCCAAGTACTCACATTAAGCGACGGCTCTACCTATCTCGCAGACCTTGTGATCGCAGCAGACGGCATCCACTCTCGGACCCGCGATCTAGTCAATGGCCCAACAAAGATTAACTATTCGGGGTATGTGCTATGGCGCGGGCTACTAGACCAAACATCAGCGCCCGCGTGGCAAATACCCACACCGCAAAACGATGTTCTCTGGCACCCATACAACGGCGGAATGGCTGGCTGTTATGTCATTCCTGCGAGCGAACACTCGGCCTCAACGCAAAAACATACCTTAAACTGGGGAATCTACGACAAGGTCGATATCGATCTTCTTAGCAAACTATTACCTGACGCGAAAAGCCCTGAAGCAAGCTCGGCACACTCACTAAATGATTCTGCCAAAAAGCATCTGCGCAACTTACTGAATAATATTCCCGCCTTAAGCGCAAACCTGTTTCGCCAAACATCTGCCCCTTTTGTTCAAGCAATTGTAGATCTCGATGCAAAGAAATTAGTAACTAGCAACATTGTACTTATCGGTGACGCAGCAGCGGTACTTCGGCCACACGCAGCCTCAGGCGCGGTAAAAGCCATCGACAATGCCCTGAGCCTTGCGCAGGCATTGCAAAGCACATCATCGTCAATCTCAGACAATTTACAAAGCTGGCAGCTGCAGGAATCACCCAAGCTTCGGCAACAGGTCACCCTTTCTAGAACCCTCGGCGACGGACTAGTCACATCCGCACCGATATGGAACGATATGTCTGAAACCGAGATGAACCAATGGTGGCAATCGATGCTAGAGGGTAAAAACTGGTATATGAAGTAG
- a CDS encoding TonB-dependent receptor → MRLEEVVVTAQKRSENVRDVPMSLAVMSGDDMRDAGIKSFNDMARFMPNISLNDSSSSLYVRGIGSPELNPVGEQAIAFILDGVYLPRGDYLKPGFMDLERIEVLKGPQGTLFGRNASGGVINITNGQPSDEWIGSVTLTGGERNIQEGEVMISGPLSDDFSFRFAAKRRTEDGSTYSVTDNETLGDRDLEQTRLILRYNPESNFDITLGATKFGYRIETWLGNEYHEYPTDLGLVVGTLDPKLETTLDRRTSAPNDSQFDGNGYMIPLTINIDVGDSTITSITSIAELEDNQGGDIDNTAADIAALPIHMKNSQFSQELRFTSAPGDFEYIAGLYYFTAQQDTELSLPLYLGANTVFTYLGDTLLGDSLPIVGDILGLISPLVPTGSSGDEVDSLVELNDISTTSAAIFGQAKWQMLDELALIVGARYSRDVKDGFYGAYSTGPAPIFPLLTGVDFEVEAKVVDKDFSPKVSLSWEPFDEATFYATYAQGFRAGSFNNGATFPDKVLFDAESSDTYELGVKTELLGGAARLNVGLFQTIYQDYQISTFIGLGYITSNAEEVESRGVEADGTLMLLPGLILNGNVGYNDAKFIKHTNGGCPTKSVSQDPGALLGSATNSNEVCDLSGRDLHRAPKWNGSIRLDYVFEPFNWGVDLFAGVDATFKGDELFDSDLDPLDSQEAHWLYNARIGIKSQLDTWRVEVHGKNLSDELIKLWSGDAILASGGHFASTNNPRYFFATVSYRY, encoded by the coding sequence ATGCGGCTCGAGGAAGTCGTTGTTACTGCTCAGAAGCGATCTGAAAATGTTCGCGATGTTCCAATGTCCTTAGCCGTCATGAGTGGCGACGATATGCGCGACGCAGGTATTAAAAGCTTTAACGATATGGCGCGCTTCATGCCTAATATTTCCTTGAATGACAGCTCCAGCTCTCTCTATGTGAGGGGGATCGGCTCGCCAGAGCTGAATCCAGTCGGTGAGCAAGCAATTGCATTTATTCTTGATGGTGTCTATTTGCCACGTGGCGATTATCTCAAACCCGGCTTTATGGATTTAGAGCGCATTGAAGTCCTCAAAGGGCCACAGGGGACACTTTTCGGTCGGAACGCATCAGGTGGTGTTATTAATATTACCAACGGCCAACCTTCGGACGAATGGATAGGCTCGGTCACCCTAACAGGTGGTGAGCGCAATATTCAGGAAGGTGAAGTAATGATCTCCGGCCCACTCTCGGATGACTTCTCTTTTCGCTTTGCAGCCAAACGTCGCACTGAGGATGGCAGCACCTACAGTGTTACCGACAATGAAACACTGGGTGATCGCGATCTTGAGCAAACACGGCTAATACTGCGCTACAACCCAGAATCAAACTTCGATATTACCCTCGGAGCGACGAAGTTTGGCTACCGCATTGAAACGTGGCTTGGCAATGAGTATCACGAATACCCTACTGACCTAGGATTAGTGGTTGGTACCCTCGACCCCAAACTAGAAACAACTCTTGATCGTAGAACCAGTGCACCCAATGATAGCCAATTTGATGGTAACGGCTATATGATTCCGCTAACCATAAATATTGATGTCGGTGACAGCACCATTACGTCAATAACCTCAATCGCGGAACTGGAAGACAATCAGGGTGGTGACATAGACAACACCGCCGCTGATATAGCAGCATTGCCGATACACATGAAAAACAGTCAATTCAGTCAGGAGCTGCGCTTCACTTCAGCACCGGGCGACTTCGAGTATATTGCAGGACTTTATTACTTCACAGCCCAGCAAGATACCGAACTTAGCTTGCCTCTTTATTTAGGTGCTAACACAGTATTCACATACCTTGGGGATACTCTACTAGGCGACTCCCTCCCCATTGTCGGGGATATTTTAGGGCTAATATCTCCACTTGTTCCTACAGGGAGCTCCGGAGATGAAGTCGACTCGCTGGTTGAATTAAATGATATCTCCACGACGTCTGCCGCTATATTTGGCCAAGCCAAATGGCAAATGTTAGACGAATTAGCTCTAATAGTAGGTGCTCGATATTCTCGCGACGTGAAAGACGGCTTCTACGGCGCCTATTCCACTGGACCCGCACCAATCTTTCCACTATTAACGGGTGTTGATTTTGAAGTGGAAGCCAAGGTTGTTGACAAAGACTTCTCACCCAAGGTCTCACTTAGCTGGGAACCATTTGATGAAGCGACCTTTTACGCCACCTATGCACAAGGCTTTCGCGCAGGTAGTTTCAATAACGGCGCAACCTTCCCAGACAAAGTGCTATTCGACGCCGAGTCTTCAGATACCTATGAACTGGGTGTAAAAACCGAATTACTGGGTGGCGCAGCAAGACTGAATGTCGGCTTGTTCCAAACTATCTATCAAGACTACCAAATCAGTACTTTTATAGGCTTGGGCTACATAACCTCGAACGCTGAAGAAGTAGAATCTAGAGGCGTCGAGGCCGATGGTACCCTCATGCTTCTACCCGGGCTGATCCTGAATGGTAACGTCGGCTATAACGACGCAAAATTCATTAAACACACCAATGGTGGCTGCCCTACAAAATCTGTATCACAAGATCCCGGTGCTTTGCTTGGCAGCGCCACCAACAGCAATGAGGTTTGCGACCTCAGTGGTCGCGACCTACATCGCGCGCCTAAATGGAACGGTAGTATCCGTCTCGACTATGTGTTCGAACCATTTAACTGGGGTGTCGATCTATTCGCTGGTGTTGACGCAACCTTTAAGGGCGACGAGTTATTCGACTCTGACCTCGATCCACTAGACAGCCAGGAAGCGCATTGGTTGTACAACGCCCGTATTGGCATAAAAAGTCAGCTAGACACATGGCGCGTTGAAGTTCACGGTAAGAATCTAAGCGACGAGCTGATTAAATTGTGGAGTGGTGATGCCATCCTAGCCTCGGGCGGGCACTTTGCCAGCACCAACAATCCGCGCTACTTCTTTGCCACGGTATCTTACCGCTACTAG
- a CDS encoding DUF4345 family protein — MSLHKVGRIVVAVVAAMLILIGLAYLLFPMEILSLTGQFTIDGDALIDVRATYGGIQLGLGLFLGIQLIKRENIIFSLFLLAVIFTSVGGIRLVSALVEEDLSYLHMLAALAEIASAAGCMLLSKSIAKKTN; from the coding sequence ATGAGTTTACATAAGGTAGGGCGCATTGTCGTGGCGGTAGTTGCTGCAATGTTGATACTTATTGGTCTTGCATACTTACTTTTTCCGATGGAGATTTTATCACTTACCGGGCAGTTCACTATCGATGGCGATGCATTAATCGATGTTCGCGCGACCTACGGTGGTATTCAGTTGGGTTTAGGGTTGTTTTTGGGTATTCAGCTTATTAAGCGAGAGAATATTATATTCTCGCTATTTTTGTTGGCGGTGATATTTACTTCGGTTGGCGGTATCCGCTTGGTGAGTGCTCTTGTTGAGGAAGACCTGTCCTATCTCCACATGCTTGCTGCTTTGGCTGAAATAGCTAGTGCTGCAGGCTGCATGCTCTTATCGAAGAGTATTGCAAAGAAAACTAATTAG
- a CDS encoding DUF445 domain-containing protein: protein MSWNELIPYLVIAPMTAGVGWLTNLLGIKMMFYPVNFVGVGRYFGWQGIIPRLRIRLTRNLVNISIAKICSPKEVVMALDDGDAIENIQQLISPYIDDWIEDVLVEQNVQAWQYTPERVKKMVFARVQDKLPGVAQAILAEFADRADQLVDFAQLAENQVRDKPELLNELFLRCAGSELRFVIRSGLMFGFPLGCVQALIWYFYPYTWVLPVFGVFVGAGTNWIALKMIAHPADPVMVGPFKLQGLYLRRQPVVSQEFAEIFTSSFMSPKAFMDYLWLGPKSMEVHRIVHRHVRKALDKNMLGKIAAQMAVTTDGFEKLKKTSVEYTADRIMETIDNPEANRKLALPIVDLIARRMSALKPKEFQQLLLPAFEQDQMLIVLLGGVLGGLVGFAQLIWLFGVSI, encoded by the coding sequence ATGTCTTGGAATGAGTTAATCCCCTATTTAGTCATTGCCCCCATGACAGCCGGTGTGGGTTGGTTAACCAATTTGCTTGGCATAAAAATGATGTTTTACCCTGTTAATTTTGTTGGGGTTGGTCGTTATTTTGGCTGGCAAGGGATTATTCCACGTCTGCGTATTCGTCTCACGCGGAATTTGGTGAATATCTCTATCGCAAAAATATGTTCCCCCAAGGAGGTCGTGATGGCCCTTGACGATGGTGACGCCATCGAAAATATACAACAGTTAATTTCGCCATATATTGATGATTGGATTGAAGATGTATTAGTGGAACAGAATGTCCAAGCATGGCAGTACACGCCAGAAAGGGTGAAGAAAATGGTTTTTGCTCGGGTCCAGGACAAGCTGCCTGGGGTCGCGCAGGCCATACTGGCAGAATTTGCGGATCGCGCCGATCAGCTTGTCGACTTTGCGCAGCTTGCTGAAAACCAGGTACGGGATAAGCCTGAATTACTCAATGAATTGTTTCTTCGCTGCGCCGGTAGTGAGCTGCGCTTTGTGATTCGTTCTGGCTTGATGTTTGGTTTCCCCTTGGGTTGTGTGCAGGCCTTGATTTGGTATTTCTATCCTTATACTTGGGTATTACCTGTTTTCGGTGTATTTGTTGGCGCCGGTACTAATTGGATTGCACTCAAGATGATTGCGCATCCCGCTGACCCTGTCATGGTTGGCCCATTCAAGCTGCAAGGCTTGTATTTACGAAGACAGCCTGTGGTTAGTCAGGAATTTGCCGAAATTTTTACCAGTAGTTTTATGAGTCCCAAAGCCTTTATGGATTATTTATGGTTGGGGCCAAAGAGTATGGAAGTGCACAGAATTGTCCATCGCCATGTTAGAAAGGCCTTGGATAAAAATATGTTGGGTAAAATCGCCGCGCAAATGGCGGTAACGACGGACGGCTTTGAAAAGCTGAAAAAAACGTCGGTGGAATATACCGCTGATCGGATTATGGAAACGATAGACAACCCCGAGGCAAATCGTAAATTAGCGCTGCCGATAGTCGATCTGATCGCTAGGCGGATGTCTGCCTTGAAACCCAAGGAATTCCAGCAACTTTTATTACCTGCTTTTGAGCAGGACCAGATGTTAATTGTATTGTTGGGTGGTGTTCTTGGCGGTTTAGTCGGGTTTGCGCAGCTTATCTGGTTGTTTGGTGTTTCGATTTAA
- a CDS encoding metal-dependent hydrolase, with product MQHADPQSKPSLSQTPFDIPIRRDLRWDFSEVPADFVKGGNPLISYLWAAMSAGATPIESFFIKALLPTLETIKDDDKLLKDVRDMVAQEALHSSVHNKLNKRLESQGYNIKAVQENFGKVLGKMTDGLDSVGMLGVVAAGEHSLYSFAKIWFQCPEMRHDMHEQAARVFHWHFLEEAEHGAVSHDQYRYFAHNNYWHRLKTTFRARYVFSMLTDAMDIMAEGFGYKPTLKDRFGLFYYKWFKPGLFRLMAFRMMEYLSPRYALTFEHDDIELMRQWSKEVYADQPSA from the coding sequence ATGCAACATGCTGACCCGCAAAGCAAGCCTAGCCTATCCCAAACTCCCTTCGATATTCCGATTCGAAGGGATCTGCGCTGGGATTTTTCTGAGGTTCCCGCAGATTTTGTAAAAGGTGGGAATCCGCTTATCAGCTATTTGTGGGCGGCCATGTCGGCAGGCGCTACGCCGATAGAAAGTTTTTTCATTAAAGCGCTATTACCTACGCTTGAAACGATAAAAGACGATGACAAGCTATTGAAAGATGTTCGGGATATGGTTGCCCAAGAGGCGCTACATTCTTCTGTGCATAATAAGCTAAATAAGCGTTTGGAATCCCAAGGCTACAATATTAAGGCTGTCCAAGAAAATTTTGGCAAAGTGCTAGGCAAGATGACCGATGGTTTAGACTCTGTAGGTATGCTGGGCGTTGTGGCGGCAGGCGAGCACTCGCTTTATTCCTTCGCGAAAATCTGGTTTCAGTGTCCAGAGATGCGTCATGATATGCATGAGCAGGCAGCTCGAGTTTTCCATTGGCATTTCTTGGAAGAAGCCGAGCATGGCGCCGTAAGCCACGACCAGTATCGCTACTTCGCACACAATAATTACTGGCATCGCCTGAAAACCACGTTTCGTGCGAGATATGTCTTTTCTATGCTTACCGACGCCATGGATATTATGGCTGAAGGCTTCGGATACAAACCTACCCTAAAGGATCGCTTCGGCTTGTTTTATTACAAGTGGTTCAAGCCTGGATTGTTTCGTCTGATGGCATTCAGAATGATGGAATACTTGTCTCCTAGGTATGCCCTTACTTTTGAACACGATGATATAGAGCTTATGCGCCAGTGGAGTAAAGAGGTTTACGCAGATCAGCCATCTGCTTGA
- a CDS encoding serine hydrolase domain-containing protein — protein sequence MNIQINGTVAPGYESVKQLYQHNMNTLTERNTQLCIYVGEECVVDLWASAIDDATFSADSLVNIWSSGKSLEPILLGMLIDRGLLDLNKPISDYWPEFSAHGKGDLTVADLMRHEAGLPVFDQTIKPDELQTSAIKQNAIGAIIERQTPRFREGSNNQREYHALTRGWVANEVFRRVEPSGRTMGEFLRQEISTPFDADVYIGLQETELQRVSNVKVLSFKYQFLQGLIPRIFGRKMELNLLQIITRIFHIFSSLRNSTARGAPEAITGMNNLHTINSPLVSSGETPSAGAKGSARGLAKLAAVMANGGSLKGQQLMGDSAHAALHAAAIGRNMLAMNVAFTQGGLAEFAQQGPKASAFDNGLNYGREGFYGWMGLGGSIFQWHPQHRIGFGYVPTSLNILDLVNERGKAYQIEVVRCIENLS from the coding sequence ATGAATATACAAATTAACGGCACCGTTGCACCGGGCTATGAGTCGGTCAAGCAGCTATACCAACACAATATGAACACCCTAACTGAGCGCAACACCCAGCTATGTATCTATGTCGGCGAGGAGTGTGTGGTTGACCTGTGGGCGTCTGCCATAGACGATGCAACATTCTCTGCAGACTCGCTCGTCAATATCTGGAGCAGTGGAAAAAGCCTAGAGCCTATCCTGCTCGGCATGTTGATTGATCGCGGCTTGCTAGACCTGAATAAGCCTATAAGCGACTACTGGCCCGAATTCAGTGCTCATGGCAAGGGTGATCTTACAGTCGCAGATTTGATGCGCCATGAAGCAGGTCTGCCTGTGTTTGATCAAACCATCAAACCGGACGAGCTACAGACCAGCGCCATCAAGCAAAATGCCATCGGCGCCATTATCGAGCGCCAAACGCCTAGGTTTCGTGAAGGTAGTAATAATCAGCGTGAATACCACGCCTTAACACGTGGCTGGGTCGCCAATGAAGTATTCCGGCGAGTGGAACCTAGTGGCCGCACAATGGGCGAATTCCTACGTCAGGAAATCAGCACTCCCTTTGACGCCGATGTCTATATAGGCCTGCAAGAAACCGAACTGCAGCGCGTTAGCAATGTAAAAGTACTCAGCTTCAAATACCAGTTCTTACAAGGTCTTATCCCACGGATTTTTGGCCGTAAAATGGAACTCAATCTACTGCAAATTATTACTAGAATTTTCCACATATTTTCAAGCCTGAGAAACTCTACTGCCCGAGGTGCACCGGAAGCCATTACTGGCATGAACAATCTACACACTATTAATTCACCCTTGGTATCAAGCGGCGAAACACCGTCAGCAGGCGCTAAGGGCTCAGCCCGCGGTTTAGCAAAACTGGCAGCAGTCATGGCCAACGGTGGCAGCCTCAAGGGGCAGCAACTTATGGGCGACTCGGCCCATGCAGCACTGCACGCAGCAGCTATCGGCCGCAATATGCTGGCAATGAATGTCGCCTTTACCCAGGGCGGTCTGGCAGAGTTTGCACAACAAGGTCCGAAGGCTAGCGCATTCGACAACGGCTTAAACTATGGCCGCGAAGGCTTTTATGGCTGGATGGGGCTAGGCGGATCTATCTTTCAATGGCACCCGCAGCACCGAATCGGCTTTGGCTATGTACCCACGTCACTGAACATCCTCGACTTAGTTAATGAGCGCGGCAAAGCCTATCAAATCGAAGTTGTGCGCTGCATCGAAAACCTGAGCTGA
- a CDS encoding DUF6279 family lipoprotein, with the protein MSDITAMRTLIILPLILLLLTACSSASFVYKRADWFINWAVDDYISFDREQQTLFDAALEDWLDWHCSAELPRYGEYLQDLSAVLSKDELRISDTSLLGFSERASEAWTASLSRALIKTPKILESLSDEQVAQFLEELDSRNKHFQKEYVALNATELEKLRVERVRDAMKRWAGSIDDGQQQLALEWARSSDNIYGLIFTRRLHWRDRLQEIFSKRPYDNFKVDLSELFLRPELLLTEDERGRLAASQQSARGLLQALDRSLSKRQREHLLVELGEITDDITRLSTRDCGSAQ; encoded by the coding sequence TTGAGTGACATCACTGCCATGCGCACACTAATCATTCTCCCCCTTATTCTGCTACTCCTGACAGCGTGCAGTAGTGCTAGTTTTGTCTACAAGCGCGCTGATTGGTTTATCAATTGGGCGGTAGATGACTATATTTCCTTTGATCGCGAGCAACAAACTCTATTCGACGCGGCCCTGGAGGATTGGCTTGACTGGCATTGCAGCGCAGAACTACCCCGCTACGGCGAGTATTTGCAAGATTTATCCGCCGTACTTTCTAAGGACGAGCTGCGTATAAGCGACACCTCCTTGCTGGGCTTTTCTGAGCGCGCAAGCGAAGCTTGGACCGCCTCACTTTCACGCGCACTGATCAAGACACCAAAAATACTTGAAAGTCTTAGCGATGAGCAAGTAGCGCAATTTCTAGAAGAGCTCGATAGCAGGAATAAGCATTTCCAGAAAGAGTATGTTGCACTGAATGCCACAGAGCTCGAAAAGCTGCGCGTGGAGCGTGTCCGCGACGCCATGAAACGCTGGGCTGGCAGCATCGACGATGGGCAGCAACAGCTAGCCCTAGAGTGGGCGCGCAGCAGCGATAATATCTACGGTTTGATCTTTACTCGGCGCTTACACTGGCGAGATCGGCTGCAGGAGATATTTTCAAAACGGCCCTACGATAATTTTAAAGTCGATTTAAGCGAGCTGTTTTTACGCCCGGAATTATTGTTGACTGAGGACGAGCGCGGTCGGCTTGCGGCCAGCCAGCAATCTGCGCGAGGACTTCTACAAGCCCTAGACCGCTCTTTGAGCAAGCGTCAGCGCGAGCATTTACTCGTTGAGCTCGGTGAAATCACAGACGATATTACACGCTTAAGTACCCGCGACTGTGGGTCCGCACAGTAA